One segment of Bacteroides caecimuris DNA contains the following:
- a CDS encoding helix-turn-helix domain-containing protein, protein MKLLTDTDYIHALIAEGEHQQQDFKFEISDARKIAKTLSAFANTDGGRLLIGVKDNGKIAGVRSEEEKYMIEAAAQLYCVPEVEYTLQTYIVEGRQVLVATIEETPHKPVYAKDETGKPLAYLRIKDENILATPIHLRVWQQSDSPRGELIRYTEREQLLLEQLEHGTLLSLNRYCRQTGLSRRAAEHLLAKFVRYDIVESVFENHKFYFRIKDE, encoded by the coding sequence ATGAAACTGCTTACAGATACCGATTATATACATGCATTGATTGCTGAAGGAGAGCATCAGCAACAGGATTTTAAATTCGAAATTTCCGACGCACGCAAAATAGCCAAAACACTCTCGGCTTTTGCCAATACGGACGGAGGAAGATTACTTATTGGTGTAAAAGACAATGGAAAAATCGCAGGAGTACGCTCCGAAGAAGAAAAATATATGATTGAAGCTGCCGCACAACTGTATTGCGTGCCGGAAGTGGAATACACCTTGCAGACATATATAGTGGAGGGACGACAAGTGTTAGTAGCGACCATCGAAGAAACTCCCCACAAACCTGTTTACGCCAAAGACGAAACCGGAAAACCTCTAGCCTATCTCCGTATCAAGGATGAAAATATTCTGGCAACCCCCATACATCTCCGCGTATGGCAACAAAGTGACAGCCCTCGTGGTGAACTGATCCGTTATACCGAACGTGAACAGCTCCTGCTCGAACAATTGGAGCATGGCACTTTACTCTCACTCAACCGCTACTGCCGCCAAACCGGACTTTCACGCCGTGCGGCCGAACATCTCCTCGCCAAATTTGTTCGTTATGATATTGTGGAATCCGTATTCGAAAATCATAAATTCTACTTCCGAATCAAAGATGAATGA
- a CDS encoding histone H1 yields the protein MKELVEKVAALYADFSKDANAQIENGNKAAGTRARKTSLEIEKAMKEFRKASLEASKK from the coding sequence ATGAAAGAATTGGTAGAAAAGGTAGCAGCTCTGTATGCTGACTTCTCAAAAGATGCTAACGCGCAGATCGAAAACGGTAACAAAGCAGCAGGAACTCGTGCTCGTAAGACTTCTTTGGAAATCGAAAAAGCAATGAAAGAATTCCGTAAAGCATCTTTGGAAGCTTCTAAGAAATAA
- a CDS encoding putative DNA modification/repair radical SAM protein, giving the protein MNENVLAKLKILAESAKYDVSCSSSGTVRSNKPGTLGNTVGGWGICHSFAEDGRCISLLKIMLTNYCIYDCAYCINRRSNDLPRATFSVSELVELTMEFYRRNYIEGLFLSSGVVRNPDYTMERLVRVAKDLRQVHRFNGYIHLKSIPGASRELVNEAGLYADRLSVNVEIPKEENLKLLAPEKDHQSVFAPMKYIQQGVLESKEERQKFRHAPRFAPAGQSTQVIVGATSESDKDILFLSSALYGRPTMKRVYYSGYVSVNTYDKRLPALKQPPLVRENRLYQADWLLRFYQFKVDEIVDDAYPDLDLEIDPKLSWALRHPEQFPVDINKADYEMLLRVPGVGVKSAKLIVASRRFSRLGFYELKKIGVVMKKAQYFITCKELPLQMQTVNELSPQRVRSLLLPKPKKKVDKRQLRFDF; this is encoded by the coding sequence ATGAACGAAAACGTCCTGGCTAAACTGAAGATACTTGCGGAATCTGCCAAGTACGACGTTTCCTGTTCTTCCAGTGGTACGGTGCGCTCCAATAAGCCGGGCACGCTGGGAAACACTGTCGGAGGATGGGGGATTTGCCATAGCTTTGCCGAAGACGGGCGGTGTATATCGCTATTGAAAATCATGCTTACCAATTATTGTATCTACGACTGTGCCTACTGTATCAACCGGCGTAGCAACGATCTTCCCCGCGCTACATTTTCTGTTTCGGAATTGGTGGAACTGACCATGGAATTCTATCGCCGTAACTACATTGAAGGGTTGTTTCTTAGTTCCGGAGTGGTCCGCAATCCGGACTATACGATGGAGAGACTGGTGCGTGTAGCCAAAGATTTGCGGCAGGTGCATCGGTTTAACGGTTATATTCATCTCAAGAGTATTCCCGGTGCCAGTCGTGAATTGGTGAATGAGGCGGGGCTGTATGCCGACCGTTTGAGTGTCAACGTTGAAATTCCTAAAGAAGAAAACCTGAAACTCCTTGCACCGGAGAAAGATCATCAAAGTGTATTCGCTCCGATGAAATACATTCAGCAAGGTGTGTTGGAAAGTAAGGAAGAACGGCAGAAGTTTCGCCATGCACCCCGTTTCGCTCCTGCGGGACAAAGTACCCAAGTGATTGTGGGCGCTACCTCCGAGTCGGACAAAGATATTCTTTTCCTTTCGTCAGCTCTTTACGGACGACCGACCATGAAACGCGTCTACTATTCGGGCTACGTTTCTGTGAATACGTACGATAAACGTCTTCCGGCATTGAAGCAACCGCCTTTGGTACGTGAAAACCGGCTCTATCAGGCTGACTGGTTATTGCGTTTTTACCAATTCAAGGTGGACGAAATTGTGGATGATGCCTATCCGGATCTCGACCTCGAGATAGATCCGAAACTATCGTGGGCTTTGCGCCATCCCGAGCAGTTTCCTGTCGACATCAACAAAGCGGACTACGAAATGTTGCTCCGTGTGCCGGGAGTGGGAGTGAAGTCGGCTAAGCTGATTGTCGCCTCCCGCCGTTTTTCGCGACTGGGTTTTTATGAACTGAAGAAGATAGGAGTGGTGATGAAGAAGGCGCAATATTTCATTACCTGCAAAGAACTACCTCTTCAAATGCAGACTGTGAACGAACTTTCTCCGCAACGGGTACGTAGCTTATTGCTCCCGAAGCCGAAAAAGAAAGTGGATAAACGCCAATTACGATTTGATTTCTGA
- a CDS encoding TIGR03915 family putative DNA repair protein produces MNIFVYDKSFDGLLTAVFDAYFRKTFPDDLLSEGDALPLFYDELHTVVTDEEKAGRVWRGLQKKVSVSALGCLTQSWLSELPEVGMLIFRYIRKAIDSPRSIETNFGDPDVLRLAQIWKKVDGERVHLMQFVRFQKAADGTFFAAFEPQYNALPLTVHHFKDRFADQKWIIYDMKRRYGFYYDLQEVTTISFDDDSRESHLITGMLDESLMDKDEKLFQQLWKTYFKAICIKERMNPRKHRQDMPVRYWKYLTEKFNPVIE; encoded by the coding sequence ATGAACATTTTTGTTTACGATAAAAGCTTTGATGGTCTGCTGACTGCCGTGTTCGACGCCTATTTTCGTAAGACCTTTCCCGATGATTTATTGTCGGAAGGAGATGCTTTGCCCTTATTTTATGATGAGTTGCATACCGTAGTCACCGATGAAGAAAAGGCAGGGCGTGTGTGGCGGGGATTGCAGAAGAAAGTCTCGGTTTCTGCTTTGGGGTGCCTTACGCAAAGTTGGCTGTCGGAGCTTCCGGAGGTAGGGATGCTCATTTTCCGTTATATCCGTAAAGCGATTGATTCACCTCGTTCCATCGAAACCAATTTTGGAGATCCGGACGTTTTGCGATTGGCGCAAATATGGAAGAAAGTGGATGGCGAACGTGTGCACCTGATGCAGTTTGTCCGTTTTCAGAAAGCTGCGGATGGTACATTCTTTGCAGCTTTCGAACCGCAGTATAATGCGCTTCCTCTTACCGTCCACCATTTCAAAGACCGTTTTGCCGATCAGAAGTGGATTATCTACGACATGAAACGCCGTTATGGTTTTTATTATGACTTGCAGGAGGTGACGACCATCTCGTTTGATGATGACAGCCGTGAATCCCATCTGATTACGGGGATGCTGGATGAAAGTCTGATGGACAAGGATGAGAAACTTTTCCAACAACTTTGGAAAACTTATTTCAAGGCCATTTGTATCAAAGAACGTATGAATCCGAGAAAGCACAGGCAGGATATGCCTGTACGTTATTGGAAGTATCTGACGGAAAAGTTTAATCCTGTGATTGAGTGA
- a CDS encoding ion transporter: MKLKERIHHFLHDEKLKRKLYVIIFESDTPTGKLFDVILIGCILASVLLVIIESLKGLPSFLTTPFVVMEYLFTAFFTFEYLTRIYCSPRPRKYIFSFFGIVDLLATLPLYIGLLFPGARYLLIIRAFRLIRVFRVFKLFNFLNEGERLLTALRESSKKIAVFFLFVVILVTSIGTLMYMIEGTEPNSQFNNIPNSIYWAIVTMTTVGYGDITPITGFGKFLSACVMLIGYTIIAVPTGIVSASMMKDYKRKRDKECPNCHRSGHEDNAEFCKYCGHHLNPSEIDVEKK; this comes from the coding sequence ATGAAACTAAAAGAAAGAATCCATCATTTTTTACATGACGAAAAACTGAAGCGAAAGTTGTACGTCATCATTTTCGAATCGGATACTCCCACCGGGAAACTGTTCGACGTGATTCTTATCGGCTGTATTCTGGCCAGCGTACTGCTTGTCATCATCGAAAGCCTAAAAGGGCTTCCCAGCTTTCTGACGACTCCGTTCGTCGTTATGGAATATCTTTTCACCGCTTTCTTCACTTTCGAGTACCTGACGAGAATCTACTGCTCGCCCCGTCCCCGGAAATACATATTCAGCTTCTTCGGAATCGTAGACTTGCTCGCCACCCTTCCGCTCTACATCGGCCTGCTCTTCCCCGGTGCACGCTATTTGCTCATCATCCGTGCTTTCCGCCTGATACGGGTATTCCGCGTCTTCAAGCTTTTCAACTTTCTAAATGAGGGCGAACGACTGCTCACCGCCTTACGCGAAAGCAGCAAGAAGATTGCGGTATTTTTCTTGTTTGTGGTTATCCTGGTGACTTCCATCGGCACACTGATGTATATGATTGAAGGAACAGAGCCCAACTCCCAGTTCAACAACATCCCGAACAGCATTTACTGGGCTATCGTCACCATGACTACCGTAGGCTATGGAGACATCACCCCTATCACCGGTTTCGGGAAGTTCCTTTCCGCCTGTGTCATGCTAATTGGTTACACAATCATTGCCGTACCGACAGGGATCGTATCTGCCTCCATGATGAAAGACTATAAACGCAAAAGAGACAAAGAATGTCCCAACTGCCATCGCTCCGGACACGAAGACAATGCCGAGTTTTGCAAATATTGCGGACATCATCTGAATCCGTCCGAAATAGATGTGGAAAAGAAATAA
- a CDS encoding lytic transglycosylase domain-containing protein — protein MKRRMKINYILTLISVFCIGASIPVLTGSSQVTEQHSAKSEVPYCVTPPTVPTQVTFDGKTIDLRRYDRRERMDREMMAFTYMHSTTMLLIKRANRYFPIIEPILKANGIPDDFKYLMVIESNLNNIARSPAGAAGLWQFMPATGREFGLEVNDNVDERYHIEKATVAACKYFKQAYAKYGDWMAVCAAYNAGQGRISSQLDKQLASHAMDLWLVEETSRYMFRILAAKEIFNNPQRYGFLLKREHLYPPIPYKKMTVATSIDNLSNYAKSQGITYAQLRDANPWLRDISLKNKTGKTYTLYIPTQEGMYYDPKKTEAYNKQWVID, from the coding sequence ATGAAAAGACGAATGAAAATCAACTATATTCTTACACTTATATCAGTATTTTGCATCGGCGCATCCATTCCTGTGTTGACAGGCAGCAGCCAGGTGACCGAACAACATTCCGCCAAATCGGAAGTTCCTTATTGCGTCACCCCGCCCACCGTTCCCACCCAGGTTACTTTTGACGGAAAAACCATTGACCTCCGCCGCTATGACCGTCGCGAACGGATGGATCGTGAAATGATGGCTTTCACCTATATGCACTCCACCACCATGCTACTGATAAAACGTGCCAACCGGTACTTCCCCATCATAGAACCGATACTGAAAGCCAACGGCATCCCCGACGACTTCAAATACCTGATGGTAATCGAAAGTAACCTGAACAACATTGCCCGCTCTCCGGCAGGAGCAGCAGGGCTGTGGCAGTTTATGCCCGCCACCGGACGGGAATTCGGACTGGAAGTGAACGATAACGTAGACGAACGCTACCACATTGAAAAAGCAACCGTAGCCGCCTGCAAATATTTCAAACAAGCGTATGCCAAATATGGAGACTGGATGGCTGTCTGCGCCGCCTATAATGCCGGACAGGGACGTATCTCCTCCCAACTTGACAAGCAACTGGCAAGTCATGCCATGGACTTATGGCTGGTAGAAGAAACTTCCCGCTATATGTTCCGCATATTGGCAGCCAAAGAGATATTCAACAACCCGCAACGTTACGGATTTCTGCTGAAGCGGGAACATCTGTATCCGCCTATTCCTTACAAAAAGATGACTGTCGCCACTTCCATCGATAATTTGAGTAATTATGCCAAATCACAAGGTATCACATACGCACAACTCCGTGATGCCAATCCCTGGTTGCGCGACATCTCATTAAAGAACAAGACCGGAAAGACATACACCCTCTATATTCCCACACAAGAAGGTATGTATTATGATCCGAAAAAAACAGAAGCTTACAATAAACAATGGGTCATCGACTGA
- a CDS encoding GNAT family N-acetyltransferase — protein MDYEIIHQPEQHLFKTEVDGRTAFVQYRLLGDSFDITHTIVPRPIEGRGIAAALVKAAYAYAAANGMKPKATCSYAVRWLERHPELI, from the coding sequence ATGGATTACGAAATTATTCATCAGCCCGAACAGCATTTATTTAAGACAGAAGTAGACGGTCGTACTGCCTTTGTGCAATATCGCCTCTTAGGTGATTCTTTCGACATCACTCATACCATTGTACCCCGCCCGATAGAAGGTCGCGGAATAGCCGCTGCATTGGTGAAAGCTGCTTATGCCTATGCTGCAGCCAACGGAATGAAACCGAAAGCCACTTGTTCTTACGCAGTGAGATGGTTGGAACGCCACCCGGAACTGATATGA
- a CDS encoding PcfK-like family protein has translation MKGTEHFKRTIQMYLEQRAAEDALFAKNYRNPAKNIDDCVTYILNYVQKSGCNGFTDGEIYGQAVHYYDENEIEVGEPIQCKVAVNHVVELTAEEKAEARQNAIRQYQDEELRKLQNRNKPTAKKETKVEPSLFDF, from the coding sequence ATGAAAGGAACAGAACATTTCAAAAGAACGATACAGATGTACTTGGAACAGCGGGCAGCGGAAGATGCGCTCTTTGCCAAGAACTACCGCAACCCAGCCAAGAACATAGACGATTGCGTGACCTATATTCTGAACTATGTGCAGAAAAGTGGTTGCAACGGCTTCACGGACGGAGAGATATACGGACAAGCCGTCCACTACTATGACGAGAACGAGATAGAGGTGGGCGAACCTATCCAATGCAAGGTAGCCGTGAACCATGTGGTGGAACTCACAGCGGAGGAAAAGGCGGAAGCACGGCAGAACGCTATCCGACAATACCAAGACGAGGAACTCCGCAAGTTGCAGAACCGCAACAAGCCGACAGCGAAGAAAGAAACCAAAGTTGAACCATCACTATTTGACTTCTGA
- a CDS encoding PcfJ domain-containing protein: protein MKPKTRIQQEVARLSKRLPGLTEEQRAYAFRHCFKHYAVKRADGTNICTECGHSWKSDHDLADTVCGCTCSHCGMELEALRTRKSVFRDMEYFSIVTTCKRYQVIRFFSVKSRYKAGQPAEYSIFEVVQRWIAPDGKTTTVARLRGMSLFYYDLWNEYSDMEVRKNGEFRAYDINPVCTYPRQRFIPEVKRNGFKGDYHNILPYDLFKAILSDCRAETLLKAGQYPMLRYYIYHSFNIVEYWASLKICIRNGYTIANGSMWRDTIDLLRHFGKDTNSPKYVCPADLKAEHDKLVAKRNRQRERERTEQQRQKAIEDEKNYLKAKGIFFGLVFSDNLIRIKVIESVEEMIEEGRMMHHCVGGYHNRENSLILSATIDGRRIETIEVSLKTLEVVQCRGLCNENTEYHDRIVNLVNSNVNLIRQRMEAA, encoded by the coding sequence ATGAAACCGAAAACACGCATACAACAGGAAGTCGCACGTTTGAGCAAGCGACTACCGGGATTGACCGAAGAACAAAGGGCATACGCTTTCCGCCACTGCTTCAAGCATTACGCAGTCAAAAGGGCAGACGGCACGAACATCTGCACCGAATGCGGACATTCGTGGAAAAGCGACCACGACCTTGCGGATACCGTTTGCGGATGCACCTGCTCCCATTGCGGTATGGAGTTGGAAGCATTGCGCACCCGAAAGAGTGTTTTCAGAGATATGGAGTATTTCTCCATCGTCACCACCTGCAAGCGATACCAAGTGATACGCTTCTTTTCCGTCAAGTCACGATACAAGGCAGGGCAGCCAGCCGAATATTCCATCTTTGAAGTGGTGCAGAGGTGGATTGCCCCCGACGGCAAGACAACGACCGTTGCCCGATTGCGTGGCATGTCCTTGTTCTATTACGACCTATGGAATGAATACAGCGACATGGAAGTACGCAAGAACGGAGAATTTCGGGCATACGACATAAATCCGGTATGCACCTACCCCCGACAGCGTTTCATACCCGAAGTGAAACGCAACGGCTTCAAGGGTGATTATCACAACATCCTGCCTTACGACCTTTTCAAAGCCATACTTTCCGACTGCCGAGCCGAAACGCTGTTGAAGGCAGGGCAATATCCCATGTTGCGTTACTATATATACCACTCTTTCAATATCGTAGAGTATTGGGCATCCTTGAAGATATGTATCCGAAATGGCTACACCATTGCCAACGGCTCTATGTGGCGTGACACGATAGACCTCCTGCGTCATTTCGGCAAGGACACGAACAGCCCGAAGTACGTTTGCCCTGCCGACCTCAAAGCCGAACACGACAAGTTGGTGGCGAAGCGTAACCGACAAAGGGAACGTGAGCGGACGGAACAGCAACGGCAAAAGGCGATTGAGGACGAGAAGAACTATCTAAAAGCCAAAGGTATCTTCTTCGGACTTGTGTTCTCCGACAACCTTATCCGTATCAAGGTCATAGAGAGCGTGGAGGAAATGATAGAGGAAGGACGTATGATGCACCATTGCGTGGGTGGCTACCACAATCGGGAAAATTCTCTTATCCTTTCAGCGACCATTGACGGCAGACGCATAGAAACGATAGAGGTATCACTGAAAACTTTGGAGGTGGTGCAGTGCCGTGGCTTATGCAACGAGAACACCGAATACCACGACCGCATTGTAAACCTTGTGAACAGCAACGTGAACCTTATCCGCCAACGAATGGAAGCGGCATAG
- a CDS encoding DUF3873 domain-containing protein, translating to MATRMTINGISTCTEAGTEKYERFQLGIGRRKRTLVQYDYRHPTNGELFSCVKPTLDECRAARDKWLTAKGGKEDRR from the coding sequence ATGGCAACACGAATGACCATCAACGGAATAAGCACCTGCACCGAAGCAGGTACGGAGAAATACGAGCGTTTCCAATTAGGTATCGGCAGACGCAAGCGGACACTTGTGCAGTACGACTACCGCCATCCCACAAACGGAGAGTTGTTCTCTTGTGTCAAACCCACGTTGGACGAGTGCCGAGCCGCACGGGACAAGTGGCTCACGGCAAAGGGAGGAAAGGAGGACAGACGATGA
- a CDS encoding DUF6956 domain-containing protein, with product MNAAYQTLIVKFSEPIKVLDGIFDDAEAWGVDTLKKWIDDYESSRFTAIDSHTAVITSEYNMECLMEWLKRNTPIAEITEC from the coding sequence ATGAACGCAGCCTACCAAACGCTGATAGTGAAGTTCAGCGAGCCTATCAAAGTATTGGACGGCATCTTTGACGATGCCGAAGCGTGGGGAGTTGATACCCTAAAAAAGTGGATAGATGACTATGAAAGTAGCAGGTTTACCGCCATTGACAGCCATACGGCAGTCATCACAAGCGAGTACAATATGGAGTGCCTGATGGAATGGTTGAAACGAAACACACCCATTGCCGAGATAACAGAATGTTGA
- a CDS encoding glycoside hydrolase family protein → MMRVFMAILCSLLAVCSVSAQISRQEGTDRQAAIYRLPLMERAFLCTRYFEGWHDQSCYPYLGWGHRLQKGERYSARTMTKRQADALLRKDLRKFIAMFRRFGADSILLGTLAFNVGPAKLLGGNGYSKSTLIRKLEAGDRNIYREYIAFCNYKGKRHAMLLKRRKAEFALLYVP, encoded by the coding sequence ATGATGCGTGTATTCATGGCTATCCTCTGTTCGCTGCTGGCGGTCTGTTCCGTGTCCGCACAGATCAGCCGCCAAGAGGGAACGGACAGACAGGCGGCAATCTACCGCCTGCCACTCATGGAGCGGGCTTTTCTATGCACCCGCTATTTTGAAGGCTGGCATGACCAAAGCTGCTATCCCTACTTGGGCTGGGGGCATCGTTTACAAAAAGGCGAAAGGTATTCTGCACGCACCATGACGAAACGGCAGGCGGACGCGCTCCTGCGCAAAGACCTGCGGAAGTTCATCGCCATGTTCCGTAGGTTCGGGGCGGATTCGATTTTGCTTGGCACGCTGGCTTTCAATGTCGGTCCGGCGAAACTTTTGGGCGGCAACGGATACTCCAAAAGCACGCTGATCCGAAAATTGGAAGCGGGCGACAGGAACATTTATCGGGAGTATATTGCTTTCTGCAATTACAAGGGTAAACGGCACGCCATGCTGCTCAAACGGAGGAAGGCGGAATTTGCGCTGCTGTATGTTCCGTGA
- a CDS encoding DUF3872 domain-containing protein, with amino-acid sequence MNILNNKNRRKSIFKALALCLFAAVSLTLVSCDDDMDIQQSYPFTVETMPVPNKVTKGQTVEIRCELKKTGDFANTLYTIRYFQFEGEGTLKMDNGITFLPNDRYLLENEKFRLYYTAEGDEAHNFIVVVVDNFKNSYELEFDFNNRNGKDDIQTVIPMGNFKPLPR; translated from the coding sequence ATGAACATACTGAACAACAAGAACCGAAGAAAATCCATCTTCAAGGCGTTGGCACTCTGCCTGTTCGCCGCCGTGTCGCTCACGCTCGTGTCGTGTGACGACGACATGGACATCCAGCAATCCTATCCCTTCACGGTGGAAACCATGCCCGTGCCGAACAAGGTGACGAAGGGGCAGACGGTGGAAATCCGCTGTGAGCTGAAAAAGACGGGCGACTTCGCCAACACCCTCTATACCATCCGGTATTTCCAGTTCGAGGGGGAAGGTACATTGAAAATGGACAACGGCATTACGTTCCTGCCCAACGACCGCTACCTGCTCGAAAACGAGAAGTTCCGGCTGTACTACACGGCAGAGGGCGACGAGGCGCACAACTTCATCGTGGTGGTGGTGGACAATTTCAAAAATTCCTATGAATTGGAATTTGACTTCAATAATCGGAACGGTAAGGACGACATTCAGACCGTCATCCCTATGGGCAATTTCAAACCTCTGCCAAGATGA
- a CDS encoding toprim domain-containing protein, whose amino-acid sequence MEHTDIDMIRRIPLADFLARLGHEPVRRSGNELWYRAPYRNERTPSFRVNVAKQLWYDFGLGKGGDIFTLAGEFAQSVDFMEQARFIAKAANMVVDRSAFPTYQPKPAEPAFEGVEAVPLLRSPLTDYLAERGIPYAVAFHHCFRLNYGVRGKRYFAIGFPNMAGGYEVRSRHFKGCIPPKDVSLVKLENTAADVCSVFEGFMDFLSAATLGIVGNGDSLVLNSVSNVEKAMKHLDAYGRINCFLDRDEAGRRTLDVLGKRYGRRACDRSALYDGCKDLNEYLQLTTKKEMNNNLKIKLK is encoded by the coding sequence ATGGAGCATACGGACATCGACATGATAAGGCGGATTCCGTTGGCAGACTTTCTCGCGCGGTTGGGGCACGAGCCTGTACGGAGAAGCGGAAACGAGCTTTGGTATCGTGCGCCGTACCGCAATGAGCGCACACCCTCTTTCCGTGTGAACGTGGCGAAACAGCTCTGGTACGACTTCGGTTTGGGCAAGGGTGGCGACATCTTTACGCTTGCCGGGGAGTTTGCGCAAAGCGTGGATTTTATGGAACAGGCGAGGTTTATAGCGAAAGCCGCAAATATGGTGGTTGATAGGTCGGCTTTTCCGACCTATCAACCGAAGCCTGCCGAACCTGCCTTTGAAGGAGTGGAAGCCGTCCCGTTGCTCCGCTCACCGCTGACGGACTATCTGGCGGAACGGGGCATACCTTATGCCGTTGCATTCCACCATTGTTTCCGCCTGAACTATGGCGTGCGTGGAAAGCGGTATTTCGCAATAGGCTTTCCAAACATGGCTGGCGGCTATGAGGTACGCAGCCGCCATTTCAAGGGTTGCATACCACCGAAAGATGTGTCACTGGTAAAGCTGGAAAATACCGCTGCCGACGTGTGCAGCGTGTTCGAGGGATTTATGGATTTCCTTTCTGCTGCCACACTCGGCATAGTCGGCAATGGCGACAGTCTTGTGCTGAACTCCGTTTCCAACGTGGAAAAGGCGATGAAGCATCTGGACGCTTACGGACGCATCAACTGTTTCCTTGACCGTGACGAAGCCGGACGGAGGACGCTTGACGTTCTTGGCAAACGCTATGGCAGACGTGCCTGTGACCGTTCAGCCCTCTATGACGGTTGCAAGGACTTGAACGAGTATCTGCAACTGACAACGAAAAAAGAAATGAACAATAACTTAAAAATCAAATTGAAATGA
- a CDS encoding conjugal transfer protein TraO codes for MKKYLFMIIASLALFTGRANAQRCLPKMQGIEVRANMADGFNPGGNDGGYSFGAALSTYTKKGNRWVFGGEYLLKNNPYKDAKIPVAQFTAEGGYYFKILSDARKTVFVYAGASALAGYESVNWGEKVLPDGSTLHDRDAFIYGGALTLDVEFYVADRIALLANLRERCLWGGDTRKFHCQFGAGIKIIIN; via the coding sequence ATGAAGAAGTACCTTTTCATGATTATCGCGTCGCTTGCCCTGTTCACAGGGCGGGCGAACGCCCAGCGGTGCCTGCCGAAGATGCAAGGCATCGAGGTCAGGGCAAACATGGCGGACGGCTTCAATCCCGGCGGCAACGACGGCGGGTACAGCTTCGGGGCGGCTCTCTCCACCTACACGAAGAAAGGTAACAGATGGGTGTTCGGCGGCGAGTACCTGCTGAAGAACAACCCCTACAAGGACGCAAAGATACCCGTGGCACAGTTCACGGCAGAGGGCGGCTACTACTTCAAGATACTGTCCGACGCGCGTAAAACCGTGTTCGTCTATGCGGGTGCTTCGGCTCTTGCCGGGTATGAATCGGTGAACTGGGGCGAGAAGGTGCTGCCTGACGGCTCCACGCTCCATGACCGTGACGCCTTCATCTACGGCGGTGCGCTGACGCTGGACGTGGAGTTTTACGTGGCTGACCGTATCGCCCTGCTCGCCAACCTCCGGGAGCGTTGTCTGTGGGGTGGCGACACGAGAAAGTTCCATTGCCAATTCGGGGCGGGCATCAAGATAATCATCAACTGA